From Spirosoma aerolatum, one genomic window encodes:
- a CDS encoding alpha/beta hydrolase: MKKWFLLTLFGLLPRLLLAQPTRQMVIGQMDSLSSKILHETRRLWVHLPDSYKQEAASKRRYPVVYLLDGESHFPSVVGMIHQLSSVNGNTICPEMIVVGITNTNRGRDLTPTPGGGMIPSAADSSRRRNSGGGEKFTAFIESELMPHIDSLYPTEPYKIFIGHSLGGLLVINTLIHHPNLFNAYVSIDPSMWWADQQLLNTAKQVIASQTYAGKVLFMGIANTMESGMDTLRVQADTSGSTKHIRSILALNHLLKANGQTGLRYQGKYYDLDDHSSVPLITEYDALHFIFDAYRLKLTDQDYEQDNTQLADKLTTHFRAASRQLGYLVKPPEALVNELGQYMVSQKKFKKAESLFKLNVANYPASFNAYDSYGDYFVVQKDTVNARTNFQKALSVKEAPATRKKLAALQAPSSPSPSPAIKPKK; encoded by the coding sequence ATGAAAAAATGGTTTCTACTTACCCTGTTTGGCCTCTTACCCCGGCTACTACTAGCCCAGCCAACTCGGCAAATGGTCATCGGTCAGATGGATAGCCTGAGCTCAAAAATTCTCCATGAGACCCGTAGACTATGGGTGCATCTCCCCGACAGTTATAAACAGGAAGCAGCATCCAAACGACGCTATCCGGTCGTCTATCTGCTGGATGGCGAGAGTCACTTCCCCTCGGTGGTAGGCATGATCCATCAACTAAGTTCCGTCAATGGCAATACAATTTGCCCCGAGATGATCGTGGTGGGGATTACCAATACCAACCGGGGGCGGGATCTGACGCCCACACCGGGGGGCGGCATGATTCCATCGGCGGCCGACAGTTCACGACGCAGGAACTCGGGTGGAGGGGAGAAATTCACCGCCTTCATCGAAAGCGAACTGATGCCCCACATTGACTCATTGTATCCCACGGAGCCTTACAAAATATTCATCGGCCATTCGCTTGGTGGGCTGCTGGTCATCAACACGCTCATTCATCACCCCAACCTGTTCAACGCCTACGTGTCCATAGACCCCAGTATGTGGTGGGCGGATCAACAGCTGCTCAATACCGCTAAGCAGGTTATAGCCAGCCAGACGTATGCGGGCAAAGTCCTGTTTATGGGTATTGCCAATACGATGGAGTCGGGGATGGATACCTTACGGGTACAGGCCGATACGAGTGGCTCGACCAAACACATTCGCTCCATCTTAGCCCTGAATCATTTGCTAAAGGCCAATGGACAAACCGGCTTACGCTACCAGGGGAAATACTACGACCTGGATGACCATAGTTCGGTGCCACTCATCACCGAGTACGACGCGCTCCATTTCATTTTTGATGCCTACCGATTAAAGCTAACTGACCAAGACTATGAGCAAGACAATACCCAGTTAGCCGATAAACTGACAACCCATTTTAGGGCCGCCAGCCGGCAGTTGGGCTATCTGGTGAAGCCCCCGGAGGCTCTGGTCAATGAACTGGGCCAGTATATGGTCTCCCAGAAGAAGTTTAAAAAAGCAGAAAGTTTGTTTAAACTCAATGTGGCGAATTACCCAGCCAGTTTCAACGCCTATGACTCGTATGGAGATTACTTTGTGGTTCAAAAAGACACGGTCAATGCCCGGACCAATTTCCAGAAAGCGCTTTCTGTGAAAGAGGCCCCAGCAACGCGAAAAAAATTAGCGGCTTTACAAGCGCCCAGTAGCCCTAGCCCATCCCCCGCTATTAAGCCGAAAAAATAA
- a CDS encoding SDR family oxidoreductase, whose translation MILVTGATGGLGHQTIDFLLTTTPAAKIAALVRDVNKATDLVKQGVDVRQADYIDYSALVKAFQGVEKVLLVSAVAFTDRVRQHRNVIDAAVQAGVKHLFYTSIQRSTDFVMPEVTESDLATEAYLKASGLVYTILKNGYYFEGLGYLIGSEVPDSEIRFPAGEGKIAFVKRTELAATTASLLTSEGHENQEYILSGSAAYSFHDIAREFSALAGRPIAYKSIDEAHYIAQKVAAGFPEVVANFLAQWGAAAKEGMLAGTSDTVERLLGRQPTSLREYLQTTYFSGR comes from the coding sequence ATGATTCTAGTAACGGGAGCCACCGGTGGGTTAGGCCACCAAACCATCGACTTTTTGCTCACAACCACCCCAGCCGCAAAAATTGCTGCCTTGGTGCGCGATGTCAATAAAGCTACTGACCTGGTTAAGCAGGGCGTTGACGTACGGCAGGCCGATTACATTGACTATTCTGCGCTGGTGAAAGCCTTTCAGGGCGTCGAGAAGGTGCTGCTGGTTTCGGCTGTGGCCTTTACCGACCGGGTACGCCAGCACCGCAATGTTATCGATGCTGCGGTGCAAGCCGGGGTGAAGCACCTTTTTTACACCAGCATCCAGCGCAGCACCGATTTTGTCATGCCGGAGGTCACCGAAAGCGACCTGGCCACAGAAGCCTACCTTAAAGCGTCCGGACTGGTGTATACCATTCTCAAAAACGGCTATTACTTTGAAGGTCTTGGATACCTGATTGGTAGCGAGGTGCCAGATAGCGAGATCCGTTTCCCGGCGGGCGAGGGCAAAATCGCTTTCGTTAAGCGGACCGAACTGGCTGCTACCACAGCCTCCCTGCTAACCAGTGAAGGACACGAAAACCAGGAGTATATTCTATCGGGGAGTGCAGCCTATTCGTTTCACGATATTGCCCGGGAATTCTCGGCTTTAGCGGGCCGACCCATCGCTTACAAAAGCATTGATGAGGCTCACTACATCGCCCAGAAAGTAGCCGCCGGCTTCCCCGAAGTTGTCGCCAACTTCTTAGCCCAGTGGGGTGCGGCCGCCAAAGAAGGCATGCTGGCTGGGACGAGTGATACCGTCGAGCGTCTGCTAGGCCGCCAGCCAACGTCGCTGCGGGAGTACCTGCAAACGACTTATTTTTCGGGTCGCTAA
- a CDS encoding winged helix-turn-helix transcriptional regulator, producing the protein MKVFKHRSTCPISTALDILGDKWNLLILRDIVFAGKSTYGEFLQSAEKMATNVLADRLAVLESQGLLSKTVAIDKKSKFTYRLTEKGVDTIPILIELLLWGSQHGPSVVEPSLLEELQVGKETAVAKYQRLSREKALIKPSVVRAHAQKAEG; encoded by the coding sequence ATGAAAGTATTTAAACATAGGTCTACGTGTCCTATCAGCACAGCACTTGATATATTGGGGGACAAATGGAACCTGCTCATTCTGCGGGATATAGTGTTTGCAGGGAAGTCTACTTATGGGGAATTTCTACAGTCAGCGGAGAAAATGGCGACTAACGTGCTGGCCGACCGCCTGGCGGTGCTGGAGTCGCAGGGCCTGTTAAGTAAGACTGTGGCTATCGATAAGAAATCGAAGTTCACCTACCGCCTGACCGAAAAAGGGGTTGATACGATCCCCATTCTTATAGAGCTCTTACTATGGGGAAGTCAGCATGGCCCCAGCGTCGTTGAGCCTAGTTTGCTGGAAGAACTTCAGGTTGGGAAAGAGACGGCCGTTGCGAAGTACCAACGGCTCTCCCGAGAAAAGGCCCTGATCAAACCAAGCGTCGTGCGTGCTCACGCCCAGAAAGCAGAGGGCTGA
- a CDS encoding alpha/beta fold hydrolase, with product MQLLNTADTYIDNELVKQLPGFTSHYLLVNDVQLHYVLGGQGKPLVLLPGWPQTWWSYHKIMPLLAESYQVIVVELRGMGGSDKPMAGYSKKGMAGDVSALLDQLGIERTLIAGHDIGAAVAFSFAAHFPQKTEKLVLLDTPHPDENLYSLPILPTGGGVHPWWVAFNQVKALPEQLLEGRFHLVQNWLFDQLLEDKTAINSFDRHVYAQAYNHQDAIRASNGWYQTFPEDIVDIKGKRIEAPAIGIAGPAGYQMLSYALPPYIDKLELKVVVGAGHFVQEERPLETVRFIQDFLG from the coding sequence ATGCAATTACTCAACACTGCCGACACCTATATCGACAACGAATTAGTAAAACAGCTTCCCGGTTTCACCAGCCACTACCTACTAGTCAATGACGTTCAACTGCACTATGTACTAGGTGGTCAGGGTAAGCCACTCGTCTTGTTACCGGGCTGGCCTCAAACCTGGTGGAGCTATCACAAAATCATGCCCTTGCTAGCGGAGAGCTATCAGGTCATTGTAGTTGAGCTGCGGGGTATGGGAGGCTCGGATAAACCGATGGCGGGCTATTCGAAAAAAGGCATGGCTGGTGATGTATCGGCTTTACTCGACCAATTGGGCATTGAGCGAACCCTTATCGCCGGTCATGACATCGGGGCAGCCGTAGCCTTCAGCTTCGCGGCCCATTTTCCTCAAAAGACCGAAAAGCTGGTTTTGTTGGACACTCCCCATCCTGACGAGAACCTGTATAGTCTTCCCATACTCCCCACTGGTGGGGGCGTTCATCCGTGGTGGGTCGCTTTTAATCAAGTCAAAGCTCTGCCGGAACAACTACTGGAAGGCCGATTCCATTTAGTACAGAATTGGCTTTTTGACCAACTGCTGGAAGACAAGACGGCTATAAACTCGTTTGACCGGCACGTGTATGCCCAGGCTTATAACCATCAGGACGCTATTAGGGCTTCCAATGGCTGGTATCAGACCTTTCCTGAAGACATTGTCGATATTAAGGGCAAGAGGATCGAGGCCCCAGCTATTGGCATAGCTGGTCCTGCTGGCTACCAGATGCTGTCTTACGCGTTACCCCCTTACATTGACAAGTTGGAATTGAAAGTAGTGGTGGGAGCAGGTCATTTTGTGCAGGAAGAGAGGCCGCTGGAAACGGTCAGATTCATCCAGGATTTTCTGGGCTAG
- a CDS encoding TetR/AcrR family transcriptional regulator has product MRVTREKLIEAAVVALNQDESATIEQIATVAGVTRRTVHRYFNDRNTLVQECKQTMLKVCNLKMTQAYQSSEQPAIQIENMFYAALEVGIQYSFVKKLFKRNQYTDLVNNQERAYDDVKANWFKLVELLQQQGAIDKKLSVPWIYNLFGGMVDIAIDAQQAGDVARNDIKTFSWTSFKGSIGLQ; this is encoded by the coding sequence ATGAGAGTGACGAGAGAAAAATTGATCGAAGCGGCAGTTGTCGCGCTTAACCAAGATGAATCGGCCACCATTGAACAGATTGCTACCGTGGCCGGAGTGACCCGACGAACGGTCCATCGCTATTTCAACGACCGTAATACATTAGTCCAAGAATGTAAACAAACCATGCTCAAAGTTTGCAATCTCAAAATGACGCAGGCCTATCAAAGTAGTGAGCAACCTGCCATCCAGATTGAAAACATGTTCTATGCCGCCTTGGAAGTGGGGATTCAATACTCGTTTGTCAAAAAATTGTTCAAGCGAAATCAGTACACGGATCTGGTCAACAACCAGGAACGGGCTTATGACGACGTCAAAGCCAACTGGTTCAAGTTAGTTGAGCTCCTTCAGCAACAAGGAGCCATTGATAAAAAGCTCTCTGTCCCCTGGATCTACAATTTGTTTGGGGGCATGGTCGACATCGCAATCGATGCTCAGCAAGCAGGCGACGTGGCGCGCAATGATATTAAAACCTTTTCATGGACCTCATTCAAAGGAAGTATTGGCCTTCAATAA
- a CDS encoding M16 family metallopeptidase, translated as MNKSSLFSWLLACLTLLTGYSTLAQTDLSKPVPFDPNTKKGTLPNGMTYYIRKNSEPKNRAQLLLATRVGSVLETDDENGLAHFTEHMAFNGTKKFPKNELVSFLQANGIKFGDDLNAFTSFDQTIYMLPVPTDSAAIFRRAFDVLEDWAHNQLMEEDEINKERGVILEELRGGKGAQQRMRDKYFPIIMNGSQYGKRNIIGTEDILKNFKPETIRTFYKTWYRPDLEAIIAVGDFDVAAVEKIIKEQFGAIPAAAGAKPRPDYEIPAHSDTKVSIVTDEEQPNTIIQTLYKHPKLIEKTLADTRQLVARTLFNSMLQNRLQDMTKTADPPFQFAFSNMGGFLGKYDAFQSFVVAKTGALEKGLKAVLDENARVQKFGFTATELDRAKQQLLTSTEKRFKEKDKTNSQQLAFEYVNNFVNGTSSMGIDAYYDFVKTALPAITLTDVNNVATQYITKDNRAVIVMGPEKDQTTMPSEAQLLGWIDNAGKDVTAYVDEVVTAPLLAKLPTGGKVATKKSIAELGVTELTLSNGLRVVLKPTDFKNDEILISAYSPGGTSLYPMSDYYNADFSNMLAMQGGVAGFSSNQLRKYLTGKVVSVSPYVGELSEGFQGSTSPKDLPTALQLLYAYVTQPRRDPEVVKGYLGNERDGLVQQEATPEPQQVFYDTLSAVLGGYNPRRMPLKSSDIDKISLDPSLKIYNERFGNASDFTYFFVGNFSVDSITPLLEKYLGALPGTGKKEAYKDLGIRTPKGKITKTIYRGIADKAQAQLVFSGDLPYTPENRVNLEALKEILNIKFIEEIREKESGVYFIGSQAEAQKQPAQQYKFSVGYGTNPGRVDELATKAMAIIEGIKQNGPDPKDLAKFKAESRRQLEVRMRENRYWIGALARSYELGEDPRLIMKGLSLIDGVSVASTKAMAQKVFGPNLIKVVLLPEVSSK; from the coding sequence ATGAACAAAAGCAGTCTATTTTCCTGGCTATTGGCTTGCCTCACGCTCCTGACGGGCTATAGCACGCTGGCTCAAACCGACTTATCGAAACCAGTACCCTTCGACCCCAACACCAAAAAAGGTACTCTGCCCAATGGCATGACCTATTACATCCGCAAGAACAGCGAACCCAAAAACCGGGCTCAGTTGTTGCTGGCGACCCGGGTTGGTTCCGTGCTGGAAACGGATGACGAGAATGGGCTGGCCCACTTTACCGAACACATGGCGTTTAATGGCACCAAAAAATTTCCCAAAAACGAACTGGTCAGTTTCCTGCAGGCCAACGGGATTAAGTTTGGCGACGATCTGAACGCCTTTACCAGCTTCGACCAGACGATCTATATGCTGCCCGTGCCGACCGACTCAGCGGCCATTTTTCGGCGGGCCTTCGACGTACTGGAAGACTGGGCCCACAACCAGTTGATGGAAGAAGACGAAATCAACAAGGAGCGGGGCGTTATTCTGGAAGAACTCCGGGGGGGCAAAGGCGCTCAGCAACGGATGCGCGATAAGTACTTCCCAATCATTATGAATGGATCGCAATATGGCAAACGCAACATCATCGGCACCGAAGACATCCTGAAAAACTTCAAACCCGAAACCATTCGCACTTTTTACAAAACCTGGTATCGTCCGGACTTAGAGGCTATTATTGCCGTGGGCGATTTTGACGTGGCGGCTGTGGAGAAAATCATCAAAGAGCAGTTCGGGGCTATTCCGGCTGCCGCTGGAGCCAAACCCCGGCCTGATTACGAGATTCCCGCTCACAGCGATACGAAAGTGTCCATTGTGACCGACGAGGAGCAGCCGAATACCATTATCCAGACCCTGTACAAGCATCCGAAATTAATCGAGAAAACCCTGGCCGACACCCGTCAGTTGGTAGCGCGCACTCTGTTCAATTCTATGCTGCAAAACCGCTTGCAGGATATGACCAAAACGGCCGACCCGCCATTTCAGTTTGCCTTCAGCAATATGGGCGGTTTTCTGGGCAAGTACGATGCCTTTCAGAGTTTCGTCGTAGCCAAAACCGGGGCTTTGGAGAAGGGACTTAAGGCTGTGCTCGATGAGAATGCCCGCGTGCAAAAGTTTGGTTTTACGGCCACCGAACTCGACCGGGCCAAGCAGCAGTTGCTGACCTCAACCGAAAAACGCTTCAAGGAGAAGGATAAAACAAACTCGCAGCAGTTGGCTTTCGAATACGTAAACAATTTTGTGAATGGAACGTCTTCGATGGGTATCGATGCATACTACGACTTTGTAAAGACGGCGTTGCCGGCTATTACGCTGACAGACGTAAACAACGTAGCCACCCAATACATTACCAAAGACAACCGGGCGGTTATTGTAATGGGGCCGGAAAAGGATCAAACCACGATGCCCTCGGAAGCCCAGCTGCTGGGCTGGATCGACAATGCAGGTAAAGACGTAACGGCTTATGTCGACGAGGTGGTAACGGCTCCTCTGCTGGCTAAACTCCCCACGGGCGGGAAAGTGGCCACAAAAAAAAGCATTGCCGAACTCGGCGTGACAGAACTGACCCTGAGCAATGGCCTACGTGTCGTGTTGAAACCAACCGATTTCAAGAACGATGAAATTCTGATTTCAGCCTACAGCCCTGGTGGTACGTCGCTGTATCCGATGAGCGATTATTACAATGCCGACTTCTCAAACATGCTGGCCATGCAGGGCGGTGTAGCGGGTTTTTCATCGAACCAACTGCGTAAGTACCTCACGGGCAAGGTAGTCAGCGTCAGTCCGTACGTCGGCGAATTGAGCGAGGGTTTCCAGGGCAGTACCTCACCGAAAGATTTACCCACGGCCCTGCAACTGTTGTATGCCTACGTGACCCAACCCCGCCGTGACCCCGAGGTGGTGAAAGGATATCTGGGCAACGAACGGGATGGGTTGGTGCAGCAGGAAGCGACTCCCGAACCGCAGCAAGTCTTTTACGATACTCTCTCGGCCGTATTGGGCGGCTACAATCCGCGCCGAATGCCGCTGAAATCGAGCGATATTGATAAAATCAGCCTTGACCCGTCGTTGAAGATTTATAACGAGCGTTTTGGCAATGCCTCCGATTTTACCTACTTCTTTGTGGGTAACTTCTCCGTCGACAGCATTACGCCTTTACTCGAAAAATACCTCGGGGCTTTGCCCGGAACCGGCAAAAAGGAAGCTTATAAAGACCTGGGTATTCGCACGCCGAAAGGTAAAATTACTAAAACCATCTACCGGGGTATTGCCGATAAAGCGCAGGCCCAACTGGTTTTCTCCGGAGATTTACCCTACACGCCAGAGAATCGGGTAAACCTGGAAGCCCTCAAGGAAATTCTGAACATCAAGTTTATCGAAGAGATCCGGGAAAAGGAAAGCGGTGTCTATTTTATTGGTAGTCAGGCTGAAGCACAAAAACAACCCGCCCAACAGTACAAATTCTCGGTTGGTTACGGCACTAACCCGGGGCGGGTGGATGAGTTAGCGACAAAAGCAATGGCTATTATCGAGGGCATAAAACAAAACGGTCCCGACCCGAAAGACCTGGCTAAATTTAAAGCCGAGAGCCGCCGTCAGCTGGAAGTACGGATGCGCGAGAACCGTTACTGGATCGGAGCGCTGGCGCGGTCTTACGAGCTTGGCGAAGACCCACGACTTATTATGAAAGGGCTTTCACTCATCGACGGCGTGAGCGTCGCATCGACCAAAGCGATGGCTCAGAAAGTCTTCGGGCCTAATCTGATTAAAGTTGTCCTGCTACCCGAAGTCAGTTCGAAATAA
- a CDS encoding ThuA domain-containing protein has protein sequence MKRLLFTLCAVSLVAISLSAQPPIRVMLLDGEMNPYHRWDLTSPVLKKILDEPGKFSVDVVTAPPQDSAMGSFMPKFSDYQVIVLNYDVPAGRWGDALKKSFEQYMTNGGGLVVIHAANNSFPEWKEYNTMIGVGGWRNRNEASGPYWYYKDNKLVSDPKPGNAGSHGNRIPFPMKVVDPNHPITKGLPPIWMHQSDELYAQLRGPGNNMTVLVTAYSDPANRGTGYDEPQLMVLNYGKGRIFHYAPGHDVAAMSSVDYVVLLQRGTEWAATGKVTQKVPDDFPTPKSVAYRVDISKMDPGPAAPRPAVRAANK, from the coding sequence ATGAAACGTTTATTATTCACCCTTTGCGCGGTCAGCCTTGTTGCGATCTCCCTCAGCGCGCAACCTCCGATCCGGGTTATGCTTCTCGATGGTGAGATGAACCCGTACCATCGTTGGGATCTGACCTCGCCCGTGTTAAAAAAAATCCTCGATGAACCCGGTAAATTTAGCGTTGACGTAGTGACTGCTCCTCCTCAGGACAGCGCGATGGGTTCTTTTATGCCGAAATTTTCGGATTACCAGGTCATTGTGTTAAACTACGATGTACCGGCTGGCCGGTGGGGTGATGCGTTGAAAAAATCGTTTGAGCAATACATGACTAATGGCGGTGGTCTCGTAGTGATTCATGCGGCCAACAATTCATTTCCGGAATGGAAAGAATATAATACCATGATTGGCGTGGGCGGCTGGCGAAACCGGAATGAAGCAAGCGGGCCCTATTGGTATTATAAAGACAACAAATTGGTGTCGGACCCCAAACCCGGTAATGCCGGTAGTCATGGAAACCGGATTCCCTTCCCGATGAAGGTAGTTGACCCAAATCATCCCATCACCAAAGGATTACCGCCCATCTGGATGCATCAGTCGGATGAGTTATACGCGCAACTTCGGGGTCCGGGCAATAACATGACGGTTCTGGTTACCGCGTACTCTGATCCGGCCAACAGAGGAACGGGGTACGATGAGCCACAGTTGATGGTGCTCAATTACGGAAAAGGAAGGATCTTTCACTACGCCCCCGGCCACGATGTCGCTGCCATGAGTTCGGTCGACTACGTCGTTCTGCTTCAGCGCGGCACCGAATGGGCCGCAACGGGTAAGGTAACACAGAAGGTCCCGGACGATTTTCCTACCCCGAAAAGCGTTGCCTACCGGGTAGATATTTCTAAAATGGATCCGGGGCCTGCCGCTCCCAGGCCGGCTGTGCGAGCAGCTAACAAGTAG
- the dcd gene encoding dCTP deaminase codes for MILSGIEIKNKLGTDLSIEPFSEAQLNPNSYNLRLHHELLVYDDTLLDMKRNNPVSKITIPEEGLVLRPDRLYLARTIEYTKTHRYVPMLEGRSSVGRLGLFVHVTAGFGDVGFEGYWTLEMYCVQPIKIYSGIEICQIYYHALEGEFEQYTSGKYQRNTGIQPSLLYKELIA; via the coding sequence ATGATATTGTCAGGCATTGAAATCAAAAACAAACTCGGTACCGATCTCTCAATCGAACCTTTTTCCGAAGCGCAACTCAACCCAAATAGCTACAATCTCAGGCTTCATCACGAATTACTGGTTTATGATGACACACTGCTCGACATGAAACGTAACAACCCGGTGAGCAAAATAACCATTCCGGAAGAGGGTTTGGTGCTCCGTCCCGACCGGCTTTACCTGGCTCGTACCATCGAGTATACGAAAACCCATCGTTACGTACCGATGCTGGAAGGTCGATCGTCGGTGGGGCGGCTTGGGCTATTTGTGCATGTAACAGCAGGTTTCGGCGATGTGGGTTTTGAAGGGTACTGGACACTCGAAATGTATTGCGTGCAGCCGATAAAAATCTATTCGGGTATTGAGATTTGTCAGATTTATTATCACGCGCTGGAAGGAGAATTTGAGCAATATACTTCCGGAAAATACCAGCGAAATACAGGAATTCAACCAAGTTTACTTTATAAAGAATTGATAGCTTAA
- the cysS gene encoding cysteine--tRNA ligase: MGFSSPDIYLKNSLSGQKELFVPLVEGKVGMYVCGPTVYGEPHLGHARSAISFDILYRYFRFLGYQVRYVRNITDVGHLEDELNGQGEDKIAKKARLEQLEPMEVAQHYTNLYRSMMAKLNVLPPSIEPTASGHIVEQIEMIGQILANGFAYETDGSVYFDVPGYATTYPYGQLSGRVLDDLLAGSRELDGQEQKKHPADFALWKKAEAGHIMKWRSPWGTGFPGWHIECSAMSIKYLGLPFDIHGGGMDLKFPHHEAEIAQCHAAFGRAPVRYWMHNNMVTLDGQKMAKSKGNFISLGQMFSGDHPLLEKAYNPMTVRFVMLQAHYGSTIDFSNQALKAAEVACGRLQKGLKLIEGLQIDESTVIDTELSAQLLRACERCYQTMGDDFNTAETIAGLFDLLRLAHQLTQRQGGIYQQTLNTLQTTYRVFLIDVLGISPETDSEDTRLPDVLAILTNLRQQARTQKNFALSDQIREQLASIGIQVNDDKTSTAYEFVAK, translated from the coding sequence ATGGGATTTTCAAGCCCTGACATTTATCTGAAAAATTCGCTTTCCGGGCAAAAAGAACTGTTTGTGCCGTTGGTCGAGGGGAAAGTGGGCATGTATGTATGTGGCCCCACTGTTTATGGTGAGCCGCATCTGGGCCATGCGCGATCAGCAATTTCGTTTGATATCCTATACAGATATTTCAGGTTCCTGGGCTATCAGGTACGTTACGTTCGGAATATTACCGACGTGGGCCATCTGGAAGATGAACTGAATGGGCAGGGTGAAGACAAGATTGCCAAAAAAGCGCGGCTCGAACAGCTTGAGCCCATGGAAGTGGCCCAGCACTATACCAACCTGTACCGCAGCATGATGGCTAAGCTCAACGTATTGCCTCCATCCATTGAGCCTACCGCATCCGGCCATATCGTTGAGCAGATTGAGATGATCGGGCAAATCCTGGCGAATGGGTTTGCCTACGAAACAGATGGCTCGGTTTACTTCGACGTGCCTGGTTATGCAACAACGTACCCCTACGGGCAACTGTCTGGCCGTGTCCTGGACGATCTGCTGGCCGGAAGCCGCGAACTGGACGGGCAGGAACAGAAGAAACATCCGGCTGATTTTGCGCTCTGGAAAAAAGCGGAAGCAGGCCACATCATGAAATGGCGTTCGCCCTGGGGAACCGGTTTCCCAGGTTGGCATATCGAATGCTCAGCGATGAGTATCAAATACCTGGGGCTGCCATTTGATATTCATGGCGGGGGAATGGACCTCAAGTTTCCGCATCATGAAGCCGAAATTGCGCAGTGCCATGCTGCCTTTGGCCGCGCCCCGGTCCGTTACTGGATGCACAACAATATGGTGACGCTCGATGGACAGAAAATGGCGAAATCGAAAGGAAATTTCATTTCGCTTGGCCAGATGTTTAGTGGCGACCATCCCTTACTGGAGAAGGCTTACAACCCCATGACGGTGCGCTTTGTGATGTTGCAGGCGCATTATGGCAGCACCATTGATTTCTCGAATCAGGCACTCAAGGCCGCAGAAGTAGCGTGTGGGCGGTTGCAGAAGGGGTTAAAACTGATCGAAGGGTTACAGATAGATGAGTCAACGGTCATCGACACCGAGCTATCGGCGCAACTACTACGTGCCTGCGAACGATGCTACCAGACGATGGGCGATGATTTCAACACCGCAGAAACCATCGCGGGTCTGTTTGACCTCCTGCGGTTGGCCCACCAACTGACCCAACGTCAGGGCGGAATTTATCAGCAGACGTTGAACACGCTTCAAACGACCTACCGGGTTTTTTTGATCGATGTGCTGGGCATCAGCCCTGAAACAGATTCGGAAGACACCCGATTACCCGACGTGCTGGCTATCCTGACAAACCTAAGACAGCAGGCACGTACCCAGAAAAACTTTGCGTTGTCGGATCAGATTCGTGAACAACTGGCCTCCATTGGCATACAGGTCAATGATGATAAGACAAGTACGGCCTATGAGTTCGTCGCGAAATAA
- the folE gene encoding GTP cyclohydrolase I FolE: protein MTSADTPLRKDAFVKSDEEKIAAIEKLFGGIMEELGLDLTDDSLRGTPYRVAKMYVKEIFQGLNPKNKPSLSVFENKYQYSKMLVEKDITFSSACEHHFLPIIGKAHIGYISSGMVIGLSKINRVVEYYGKRPQVQERMTLQIFNELKEALQTDDVIVVIEAEHLCVSTRGVNDKTSKTTTLEYGGRFNDIDLRNEFYGLL, encoded by the coding sequence ATGACTTCCGCAGACACCCCGTTAAGAAAAGACGCTTTCGTGAAATCCGATGAGGAAAAAATAGCTGCCATCGAAAAACTCTTTGGGGGCATCATGGAAGAACTGGGACTTGATCTGACTGACGACAGTCTTCGTGGCACGCCTTACCGCGTGGCGAAGATGTATGTCAAAGAAATTTTCCAGGGGTTAAATCCAAAGAACAAGCCATCACTTTCGGTTTTTGAGAATAAATACCAATACAGCAAAATGCTGGTAGAAAAGGATATTACATTCTCGTCGGCCTGTGAGCATCATTTTCTGCCCATTATAGGCAAAGCGCATATAGGCTATATTTCGTCGGGGATGGTGATTGGTTTATCCAAGATCAACCGCGTGGTAGAGTACTACGGCAAAAGACCGCAGGTCCAGGAGCGCATGACGTTACAAATATTCAATGAGCTTAAAGAGGCCCTGCAAACCGATGATGTCATTGTGGTGATAGAAGCGGAACACCTTTGCGTGTCGACAAGAGGTGTGAACGACAAAACCAGTAAAACCACTACGCTGGAATATGGCGGTCGATTCAACGACATTGACTTACGGAATGAGTTCTACGGACTCCTGTAA